The genomic window TCatccaaaacaaatattttatttagtgctCTACATAACGGACTTATACTCgcaattagttttattacaataaaaacttgtaaaaacaAGCCAAGATTTGAATCTGCccaaattagtaataatttacaGCAAAAAATAGCATAGGTATAGTGTTCTACCTATTAACATTATGCTTTTtgaaaccttaaaatataaccctgaatataaattatcatgatATCGAATAAGTGAGGATAACACTTCACgacatcaataatataaagaacTTTCGATGTGCGGAATCACCTTCAGAttgcatgtatgtatatagtttttttttttttttcaacaggtTTTACGTAGGCacgtaaaatttgttattttgtgtatctcatatataatataataaaaaatctgatGAACTGCTATTCTGATTGTTATCATTGAACAAtgtaaggaaaaaataaaatattattgaaactattagttataaaattctCCTGACTTCTTGCTTGTCGTAAACGATAACTACAGCATGTTTATTTTCTATGAGATCTAGTTAATAATGTCAACGAAATTGAcatgtgtatttttattgcgAGAACTGGTTATTACTGATACGCCTTTATAAGCCAGAACACGAACCAAATTATTTGGTTGGAAATTATATACAGTaacttcaatcaaaatataatttattcaagtagactttaaTTCTCAATGATGGACAAGTCTTAGACCTAAGTGATGCCCTCTTGAAGgtctcctattttttttttgtaagcgaCTCCCTAAAGGACTGCTTGCTTGAACTTGGGCGCTTAGTATGCTTAAGGGGCGGGGCTGGGAACAACTCATAAATAACCTACAGCAAGGAAGAGGCATCCACCACTCTGAatgtgtgtttaaaataattgcatattccaccattatattatatatatacaccatGCAGCACCATTAGTAGGTTATCCTATgtagaaaagttcattagttttctttgttgtcttaggtctgggtgtttgtggtaccgtcgttacttctgattttccataacacaagtgctttagctactttcattgggatcagagtaatgtatgtgatgttgtccaatatttatttatttattattatttatttactattataatacaatgtatgtatatacaagtTGGAGATTTGGGGGTATACTGactctatattaatatactaattgATTTCACAGATAAAGCTGGTGttcattataacaatttattttattattataaacttttaaatatttattacatttaaaaaaaatattacgacgaCTTACGAGTTCAAACCTACGTAACACTCAAGATTTGAacgcttaaatataatttattatgtgatctaaaatgtataatacaaaTTCGACAGAATTATCTTATCGTAGAACGttttgatgtttaatatttaatcttcatCATTTGCCAAAAGGATATGACAAATTCACCACCTGTTACACACTCAACGCATAGACAATAACAAATTGATAAGGCAGATCTCTATATCTGATATTTTTCAGCTCCGAAATATCTTAAGAAAATTTTACTGCagcatatatttgtaaatataagctacattaacatttgaaatttgttcaaagtaatgttattataattatagtcgaTTTGTTTTATCGCATcgtattaatcaaaatatattacgtatttaatttatgcGTTTTGATACTTTCTTATATTTGAAAAGCACGAGAAATAAAGACATTAGGTCGTTTTATTAGCACTCTATAGTCATAGATCGGTCATATCGATACGGATTGTATCATGTGTTTATATCTcactgtttaaaaatataggaaAAAATTAAACCTACACGTACGAAGTTACTcactatttatgtatatttattataactgatATCCACATTTACTTtagtactaaaattattaaatataaaagttaagaaTAACcttgatacaaaatataaaataatgaagaatcattaatatatataaaccctCTTCATGTAAATTTTCAAACATCGACgtcaaaacataatattatggtCTGGTTGGTTTTCGTTTGACCTCGTTCCACCCATTTTTGTACGGAATTTGCACGATTCATTTGATTATCCATTTAGCGTAATTGAATTATGTTTCGTGCAATAACTGCGATAAAACAACTTTAATGGAAGTTCTTGATAcatattgtattgttatcaCAATTAATTCTTAAGTGACAGACCGTTAAAGTGGCACAACTGGACCAGCCGTCTCATCTTGAgtagaaatattacaatattattgtccactgcaagttttttaattaaaaaattacaaaattcctTCCCGTCGGAATTTATTAAGGTTTCTTCGTcttatgtaatttgtattatatttatataattcagttGAGCCCGTGTTCTGTCTCATGTGtcgtataaaaattaacattaaaaaatagtgATAGTTTATCCCTTATGAATAGTTAGCTGTACTCGAGTTAGTAAAcaacgtttaaaattttaaattttattaagtcgTAGTTGTGACTTAAGTGAACTttcataatgttaaaaaaatctacgaAGCCCGACTTGGACTTTTACTATGGGCGGGATGCAAGATATCCGGGGTCGGGCGTTGGTGGGCATTGGGCAACTCGCCGATAAAGTTCAAGTGACCATAGGTGAGGCGCTGCACGACTCTTGAAAATCCATTTTAGGATAAAGGAGTTCGCCAGAATAATACTTTCACCCGGTTTATTGGGTATAATAAGgttttatgaaaaatagtaatcgttaaagtaaaataatttaccatTCATTCAATACGACTTTAATCTAACGTAATCGCATGTCTGCCTCATATCATCACTTCGTTATTATATCGAATTCAATACCTTTACGATTGGAAATCGACAGCGTTTCGTGCTAGGGCTGATACATtccataaatatacattttttatttttataatttacagtttatgggattaaatatttgaaaacaaatttcaaaagaaaaacttataatgtttcaaacattttattcaatccATCCAGactatgtacatataatttaattatagtacacattacactaattaaaataacttataattatacataactaATTAGTATGCAAATTAAGACAAGGAATACTATTGTAGGTGAAACAGGAGGtgggtaaattaaaaatgcgattatggattattaaaataaattaagtactaggtattttaaataatgaagttaaaaacaaaacacaagtGTATAAAGAGTAGAAGGAGCTTTTCCGTATATACAAAATCTCCTTGAGAACGTGTAATTTTAACACATCTGTCCTTATAGCCTCACTTTCAGAACTAAAAACTACAAATTACGACAGTCTAAATTTATGGgttcttaaacattttttctttttctacttATGAAATCCTTCTTATCTAGACCCTCCAAACATAAAAgttttagatattaataatattaagaaaagctATACCGACAAATAACTGAGAAATTAAATTCAGTATACTTGCGTCTGTCAAGTTTTTgagtcaaatttatttatatatagtattaaaacatttatttgaaaaaaatatattaatttgactatagtctattccaatgttAAACGaataactttgaccttgaatcgtGGTGACATCATTGGTCGGGATCAAAAGTAATGCATTACGGATTACTGATTTGTGACAAATGACGTTATCGTAACTTTGAACGTAAAATTGAAgtggatttaaatattaaagtggaatattgttttacaaataacgatatattaatCGAGAACTGTTTTAAGTGCACAAAGtaactgagctattagcaaaacGCATGGACTACGTAAATCTAAGGCTTGTTTATTTTGACTCCTTCTTCGGTAGGAATCAGCTACAGTTAAGAGTAAtagtgttgaattataaatagaattatattcaatttcagTTTCGTACGTACTATAGCAGAACTGcaaatcacataaatataaatgaaatatttatttatattttccttcagtcattggaataggctatatttattagaattggATTGAAAATACCTGTATAGTTGATAGATGATACTTAAAGACTGCTATCTCGAGTATGTCTATCTCtagtttatataaagattaagaTATTATCTGACCACTACTAAGCTTTTAGCTACTTTGGAGCCGACTAGCTTTGCGTATTGTTGCATTTCTTCAATATTCTCACCTCTCCTCCCAACTCGTCGCCTATACAACTTGTAATGCATAACTTCTCCCCTTGATAACacctgtatataattaatatcattctCACTAGGAAAGTTTTCGTCTACACTATCAATATCGGGATCAAATCTCGTATATGGCACAATTTCCAGTTTTTCCAAACAGTCCTTTATGGGGAACCATTTGTATGTCTCTGGACATAGTAGATCCGATGGGTAGAAATTTCCCTTATATCTCATCTTACGGCAAGAGTGTATATAGAAACCCATGTAGTAGTATTGAAGAAACGGACACGTGGAATGTAAGTATCTAGTGAATGCTATTTCTCTGAAAAATACAAcgaaaataatctaattaagatAACTATAatagataaatcaaaatttatttgcacaaggaaataacatattaaaatgaacaaactcaaattattttcacatttagaAAGAgactaaattattgtattatatgatGCTTGATAAATTTGCTACATACAAAGtcataaatgtataaaactcAGAACTtcataattacaatgaaatccTAAAAATGTTACCTTAAGGCACCATATGTTCCCAAGGTCAGGTTTCTATATGCTGGatcataaaagaaataaacagaCGAAACACACTTAGGTAATATATCCAATACTCCCACTGCTATAATTTTTCCATCCAACCAGTATTGTTGATGAAATGATCCGTAACCACAATAAGGACCAATCTCTGAATACTCTTCctgtaattaacaatatatattttctaagttcaaattttttttaaataatataattttccattaaaccatttatatctatctatctagtgataaaaaaaaaaaacttggcaTATCGATGATGATATGTCAAAATTTAGGgttattgaaatagtttgtGTTAGAAGACAaccaataactaaataaatacatagattattttaaataaaaaataaaataaatatttttttcttataattgtatatagcaATGAAGAATATAGTATACACGTCATAGACACAatcaaaaagttattaattaacaaaattgagccatttttttatagtaatttacttAGAATATTTTGTAGCGAGTAAAAACTGAAAATTAGAAtaagttttctttataatttattcttcaatataactgtaaaatatattaccaatAATGGGCTATTCACTAAAAAGTCTTTAAATTTTGATTCTGTACATTTTTCAGGTTTATCGCCATGAATTATTGTCTGGTACTTAACATAAACCTCATGAGTCTCTTTGGATGTTGCTAGCCATTCTGCACTGGGTGGTGATGTTCGAACTAActttatctgaaataaaaaaaaaaacaatttaaacatatgataaaaataattattacaagaaaaaCAACCTCTTTTATACTATGTTATCACTTAATTTTAAGAGAGGAGAATACAATAGACAATAATGATTTAATCTACTTTAATCACAATTTCTATGTTCTTCATTTTTAGCACAATTGGGATTTGATTCCTTTATGCTTCAACTTATACAGTCTGATACAGAGTATTTGTCATGTGCATGGATAGTAATGTAACtcattattcttaataatattttgttaattattagaCTGACAGATGAGAGATTTATGGTAAGTATATATTTGGTTGGTGGAAGACTATAATAGACTGTACAGTACAGAGTAGATGTATAAAACAACTGAAAAATTGGTTGAATAtgacctaaataaatatatctggcAACACCAATTACTATATTACTTGTGGGAACCTAATTTTGTCCTAGTTTAACCTAAGTTTATTCCTAAtagataataaactaaaaaataatatctgtttaaactttaattttattgaaacatgttttttaaaaatagaattaaaaaatgagTGCTGTATATGATGATAAATCTTAAACATCATACACAACActcattttaataactatatacaCCCACCCATGTAGCTCGAAACtagtatttatacatgtatacctttgttttgtttcttttatattatttatatttattatattatattatttatatttattatattatttactatatttatacatacctCAAATTTCCTTGTAACTTCATTAGGCAactcatttataaaatcttcaatctgtttttccttatttttactGGTAGTAGCTAAATTGTTTATGTCAACACCTTTATTTTTGAGTTTTTCTAACATCCTCTGGCGTCTGACTTGTTTAGCTTTTTTACATGGACCTTTTGTAGGATCAGGACCGGCCACTAAACAAAAACTATGTTAATACTtcataatacttaaatttaatcaaaaaataacaCATGAACAAacctttgttttgatttatttttgtacatttatcCTTAACTGGGTCTGTTTGTGAAGTTGATTTATCTGTTTAGGAAGACAAGGCAATAttcatttatagtaaaatatgtattataattattaatatttacatacataatccGTGTGCTATTAGAATGAGATGGAAACTTGCCAAAGTTAATCAGACATGTCAGTTCTAGAGCTGAGTAGCGACTAAcgctaactaactaactaagaAGTTTTGAACAGTAAATATCCAACTCTAGCAAAACCAAAGGGTTTTTTaagctgattatgttttataggTTTGTAGGTAggaattaaacaatataatacctTCTTGGTTAACCACTTTACTTGAGTGAGGTTCTTGAATGGATATTGTTTCTGAAATAAAAGATCAATATGAAGTTTTATAATTGATGATTAAAGACAAatcaataattaagttaaaaaaaatttttgcaaatattttattaataaagtacctAATTCTTCATTCCTTGGGTCACTTGCATCTTCAATAAATGGTAAATCTATATCAG from Vanessa tameamea isolate UH-Manoa-2023 chromosome 17, ilVanTame1 primary haplotype, whole genome shotgun sequence includes these protein-coding regions:
- the LOC113400320 gene encoding arginyl-tRNA--protein transferase 1 isoform X1, which encodes MMKRSIIEYFSEHDGYKCGYCKKPNSNYNYGMWAHTMTVTDYQDLIDRGWRRSGKYCYKPTLDIICCPMYTIRCRALEFKSSKSQKKILKRFNKFLMGQDENKTMSRSKEDMTIDDAEGREQFVETTRAHQEGIITDIDLPFIEDASDPRNEELETISIQEPHSSKVVNQEDKSTSQTDPVKDKCTKINQNKVAGPDPTKGPCKKAKQVRRQRMLEKLKNKGVDINNLATTSKNKEKQIEDFINELPNEVTRKFEIKLVRTSPPSAEWLATSKETHEVYVKYQTIIHGDKPEKCTESKFKDFLVNSPLLEEYSEIGPYCGYGSFHQQYWLDGKIIAVGVLDILPKCVSSVYFFYDPAYRNLTLGTYGALREIAFTRYLHSTCPFLQYYYMGFYIHSCRKMRYKGNFYPSDLLCPETYKWFPIKDCLEKLEIVPYTRFDPDIDSVDENFPSENDINYIQVLSRGEVMHYKLYRRRVGRRGENIEEMQQYAKLVGSKVAKSLVVVR
- the LOC113400320 gene encoding arginyl-tRNA--protein transferase 1 isoform X2 — its product is MMKRSIIEYFSEHDGYKCGYCKKPNSNYNYGMWAHTMTVTDYQDLIDRGWRRSGKYCYKPTLDIICCPMYTIRCRALEFKSSKSQKKILKRFNKFLMGQDENKTMSRSKEDMTIDDAEGREQFVETTRAHQEGIITDIDLPFIEDASDPRNEELETISIQEPHSSKVVNQEVAGPDPTKGPCKKAKQVRRQRMLEKLKNKGVDINNLATTSKNKEKQIEDFINELPNEVTRKFEIKLVRTSPPSAEWLATSKETHEVYVKYQTIIHGDKPEKCTESKFKDFLVNSPLLEEYSEIGPYCGYGSFHQQYWLDGKIIAVGVLDILPKCVSSVYFFYDPAYRNLTLGTYGALREIAFTRYLHSTCPFLQYYYMGFYIHSCRKMRYKGNFYPSDLLCPETYKWFPIKDCLEKLEIVPYTRFDPDIDSVDENFPSENDINYIQVLSRGEVMHYKLYRRRVGRRGENIEEMQQYAKLVGSKVAKSLVVVR